A region of Cardinium endosymbiont of Sogatella furcifera DNA encodes the following proteins:
- a CDS encoding ankyrin repeat domain-containing protein, protein MLQAEKCPTWSTSGTAGCMATKMSIDQYREDIGNKKDISLPDEKGRTPLYAAASHNEEEKLKIVLDRLVEDIKLGFVHRNKDFINAPDPKSGDTPFTKAIKEGYRKIYDIFIEYKPYVDLNRAGKDGINPILIACHKPGASNKYITSSLIEQPETNLTCTDPKSGKNILHFIVANKWTEIAKELIYKLDPKELFNKNNNGQTFLHTLACVNDLELFKKLLPKLIKLLGVDEVIKQLSSTTKDGKTVWASIYLSEFIQNKGTQPIWFNKNIKIFKYVIEAVKNDLKPEDWNLILQDIKSHERTSWVGWFKGDIGKQYADKLIQIVTEARK, encoded by the coding sequence GTGTTGCAGGCTGAAAAGTGTCCGACATGGAGTACAAGTGGAACAGCAGGATGTATGGCAACTAAGATGAGTATTGATCAATATCGTGAAGACATAGGCAACAAAAAAGATATTAGTTTACCAGATGAAAAGGGTCGCACCCCCTTATACGCTGCGGCAAGCCACAATGAAGAAGAAAAACTAAAAATAGTTTTAGACCGCCTTGTTGAAGATATAAAATTAGGATTTGTGCACAGAAATAAAGACTTTATAAATGCGCCTGACCCAAAATCTGGGGACACGCCTTTTACGAAAGCTATAAAAGAAGGCTATAGAAAAATATATGACATTTTTATAGAATATAAGCCATACGTTGATCTCAATAGAGCCGGCAAGGATGGTATAAATCCGATTTTGATCGCATGTCACAAGCCAGGTGCATCGAATAAATACATAACTAGTAGCTTAATCGAGCAGCCTGAAACAAATCTCACGTGCACAGATCCAAAGTCAGGTAAGAATATATTGCATTTCATTGTTGCAAATAAATGGACAGAAATAGCAAAAGAATTGATTTATAAACTTGACCCGAAAGAATTATTTAATAAAAATAACAATGGTCAGACGTTCCTCCATACCCTTGCTTGTGTAAATGATCTAGAGCTATTTAAAAAATTACTGCCTAAATTGATTAAGCTATTAGGGGTAGATGAAGTGATCAAGCAACTTTCTTCAACAACAAAAGACGGGAAAACTGTATGGGCTTCGATCTATTTATCCGAATTCATCCAGAACAAAGGTACACAACCTATATGGTTTAATAAGAATATTAAAATATTCAAGTATGTCATAGAGGCTGTAAAGAATGATCTAAAACCAGAAGATTGGAATCTTATTTTACAGGATATTAAGAGTCACGAGCGTACAAGCTGGGTGGGCTGGTTCAAAGGTGACATAGGTAAACAATATGCTGATAAATTGATCCAAATAGTAACAGAGGCAAGGAAGTAG
- the lptC gene encoding LPS export ABC transporter periplasmic protein LptC produces the protein MVKKNSFFKFRYSYSSLMVLWYGLSIGCFVPAYAALEKSVAILETTQFQLLGTEHGRLALTIKADEMCQYENGNITLSGGIEIVLFNHKMDGEEGPIHIQAGTLSYNKEKELCMVEGHVLVSKPQQQFSITTAQLWYDMKEEILFTELPIVIADKENVLKGSGLRATRDLTKYTITAPNGTVDIKQEVVLGG, from the coding sequence ATGGTCAAAAAGAACAGTTTTTTTAAGTTTAGGTATAGCTATAGTAGCCTTATGGTCCTATGGTATGGGCTGTCAATAGGGTGTTTTGTACCAGCATATGCAGCGTTGGAAAAATCGGTTGCTATATTAGAAACTACTCAATTTCAGCTATTAGGTACAGAGCATGGCAGGTTAGCGTTAACCATTAAGGCAGATGAGATGTGCCAATATGAAAATGGCAATATAACCTTATCAGGCGGTATAGAAATTGTATTATTCAATCATAAAATGGATGGAGAGGAGGGGCCTATACATATTCAAGCGGGTACGCTTTCTTATAACAAAGAAAAGGAGTTATGTATGGTAGAAGGCCATGTGTTGGTGAGCAAGCCACAGCAACAATTTAGCATCACTACCGCACAGCTCTGGTATGATATGAAGGAAGAGATCCTGTTTACAGAATTACCCATTGTAATAGCAGATAAAGAAAATGTGTTAAAAGGTAGTGGATTACGTGCTACAAGGGATTTAACCAAATATACGATTACTGCTCCTAATGGAACAGTAGATATAAAGCAAGAAGTGGTTCTAGGGGGTTAA
- the murG gene encoding undecaprenyldiphospho-muramoylpentapeptide beta-N-acetylglucosaminyltransferase, giving the protein MRVLIGCGGTGGHIYPAIAIADGIKQQFPDAVFLFVGTQGGKEIGLVVAAGYPIMRVSIKGFQRRKVIKNILLPFLLLKSLYQAMSIIKSFKPDIVIGTGGYASFPTLFVAALQKLPTLIQEQNSIAGLTNRLLSRLVDKICTGYSDVFFPCEKEKIVFTGNPVRSSLCTFQEDRMDALEYFSFSAFQNKKCLLVMGGSGGAHLLNTTILEWREQLSSLDLQVIWVTGERYFAAMQKAMKDYRYIKCYAFISNMEMAYAAADIVISRAGALSIAELCVRRKPTILVPSSNVVGDHQTKNSLPLAYQGAMIHITDQSSPFLLIPKVIELLNDETQQLELIKRMEPFTVLHANAQNKIVEVVVDLVKQRANGGASGT; this is encoded by the coding sequence ATGCGTGTTTTGATAGGTTGTGGTGGTACTGGGGGGCATATTTATCCTGCTATAGCTATTGCTGATGGCATTAAACAACAATTTCCTGATGCGGTCTTTTTGTTTGTAGGTACACAAGGGGGTAAAGAAATTGGGTTAGTAGTGGCTGCTGGTTATCCCATTATGCGGGTCAGTATCAAAGGGTTTCAAAGGCGTAAGGTCATTAAAAATATATTGTTGCCCTTTTTACTTTTAAAGAGTCTATACCAAGCAATGTCTATTATTAAATCGTTTAAGCCTGATATAGTGATTGGTACAGGGGGATATGCCTCTTTCCCCACACTGTTTGTAGCTGCTCTTCAAAAGCTTCCCACCCTTATTCAAGAACAAAATAGCATTGCTGGGCTAACCAATAGGTTGCTTTCTAGGCTGGTAGATAAGATTTGTACAGGCTATTCAGATGTTTTTTTCCCTTGTGAAAAGGAAAAAATAGTGTTTACAGGAAATCCTGTACGTTCATCACTCTGTACCTTTCAAGAGGACCGGATGGATGCACTTGAATATTTTAGTTTTTCTGCTTTTCAGAATAAAAAATGTCTGCTTGTAATGGGTGGGAGTGGTGGTGCCCATCTATTAAATACTACCATTCTAGAGTGGAGAGAACAATTGAGTTCCTTAGATCTACAAGTAATATGGGTCACTGGAGAGCGGTATTTTGCGGCCATGCAAAAAGCCATGAAAGATTATCGATATATAAAATGTTATGCATTTATAAGTAATATGGAAATGGCGTATGCAGCAGCGGATATTGTGATCTCTAGAGCCGGCGCCTTATCTATCGCAGAGCTCTGTGTCAGAAGAAAACCGACTATTTTGGTGCCTTCATCTAATGTAGTAGGAGACCACCAAACGAAGAATAGCCTACCATTGGCCTATCAAGGCGCCATGATACATATTACAGATCAGTCATCTCCCTTTTTACTCATCCCTAAGGTAATAGAGTTATTGAATGATGAGACGCAACAGTTAGAGCTCATCAAGCGCATGGAACCTTTTACAGTATTACATGCCAATGCACAAAATAAAATAGTTGAAGTAGTCGTTGATTTGGTTAAGCAGCGTGCTAATGGTGGTGCATCCGGGACTTAA